In Miscanthus floridulus cultivar M001 chromosome 19, ASM1932011v1, whole genome shotgun sequence, the DNA window aggcggcggcccacgAAAGGAGAAAACATTTTTCTCAATTTCCATTTTTAAGAAATTCTCAAATACCAatttttcaaatatcattttgagcaagaaaatgatatcttttgaaaatggcccaaaaataaaagttgcttagaatttaatcctttacatctttgcttttatgaccaaagtccaattctagctagattttgaattataaagttaaagtcaattttaactcaaaaccctaatttttggagaattatttttaaagcaaaatttggcaataatttgaatacaaactttgctccaaaaattgtgctaaataattctagatgatttacaatgatagccaaacatgttttactagcctagcaagcataatttgggcaaaAGCAACtccaaacaagtgtatgcaacattcacgtttcacgagcatgtttcgtatgtttcgaagcagggtttcagttattatttgcATGATTAgccatgtatgattaggatgcttgatgatgcatgatatgcatgatttgcagtgcctaaatgctggcataacactagggtgttacatgtgctagtttattgtgagagaaaaatattgttggctgactgataaaccctgattgaaaccaacaagcgacaTGGCATTAGTGAAAGGCGGTGGCATATGCAGTTGTTGACAATATGGGAGAAGAAATGTCACCACCATCTCATCTCAAGGTCATATGCACAACACAGGGGTCATAGTACAAATTAAATTACACAAATATAAGAGACAAGCTAGGACTTAGACTTGATCAAATGTCGAGTCGGAGCGGATTCAAGTTAGGCCGGTAGGGAGAAATGTTAGGTCGAACTTTTGGCCCATACCCACCAAACCAACACATCAGGTTAGgttatttcttttttttatatattaatatatataatatgttgggTTGGGATATGGGTCGAAAAGTATGGGCCGACTTCACTTGATGCATTGGTCGACTCGGGTGTTTCATGATCAAATCTAAGTCAAGGCTCTCTGTCTTTCACTTCTCTCGTTGAGTAGCAAACACTATGGGTCCATTTCGTAGAGCTTCGCCTTCAACCAAAACAGTTTTAGTTATGACTTCACTTATGGAGCAGATTCAGTTGTGTAGCTCAATCAGTTTTTAGAccgtttggcaaaacaacttcgCCTGCTAGTCTAAAATGACGAAATGTCCATAACAcccctcttttcttttcttttttcttttttctttttctattttcttttcttttcttttctaatgtTATATGGTCCCCCACACCGTCGTAGCCATACGCAGTCCCACCGCATCCACATGACCGTATCTCCTTCAACCTTATCTCCTCATCACGCGGCCGCACTCTCCTTCCCAATCTCCATCGCCACCGCCAGAAAGTGCGCCGTGGCTCGACATCCTCTGCCAGTCCGCCCCTAAGCCCGACGGACACAGCGACCTCGGTGGCTCGCGCCTGGCGACCCCGTGCAGCCCACCCCGGTAACCCCGGCGACCCCGATGGCCCTAACGGCTTCCGAGCAGCGACCCCAACGGCTCCTGAGCGGCGTCCCTCGGCAGCCCCGGCCTCCCCGCGCCGCCTCCATCTCCCCGCAGCTCCCCGCCCCGTCCTTGCTTTCGCACGCCTTTGGACGGCCGTGTCCGCGTGCTCATGCTCACGCCGAGGGCAAACTCGCCTAGGGCCCATGCATCTGATAGGGAACCGAGGGAAGCTCGATTTTTCGGCTCCATCTCCCATATTCGCTCTGTCTCAGCACAATTTCTGGGACTTCTCCTATGGAGCTGATGTCCTCACACCCGTTTGGCAGCAGGAGTCATAGAACAGCTCCCGGAGCCGGTCCGGGAGCGCTACCAAACGGCCCCTATGTTAATGTTCTTTTGAGTTCGTCCCTTTTCCCCCAGTATAACCAATTACATCATGGCCACCGAACAAAATTGGTCTAGGAGCATGGTCTACGTGCCATTGATTTGCATCTTAGAGTACTCCATCCAGGATTTGACAAATTCACACCATCTAGGATTTGTCTCTTGGACACGTACACAACCCAACCCGCGGTGGAAGTCGTGCGAGAGTGCGAAGCATAGCGGAGGCAAGGTATCTAGGATCCAGggaagaagaatcaccaggacgAAGAGAGATTTCTGACCGACCGTCCGATTTCACAAGCACGAATCTTAAAGCTGACCAGACTAAACCTTCGAGTGGACTGGCCAAGTAAGTAGggccttgtttaaatccaggggTAAAGTTTTGGGGTATCAtatgaggtgttcggatactaataaaaaaataaattatagaatccgtcaataatccacgagacaaatttattaagcctaattaatccgtcattagcacatgcggtactgtagcaccatatttttaaatcatgggctaattaagcttaaaagattcgtctcgtaaattaatcgcAAACTGtaaaattagttttataattagtctatatttaatacttcatgtgtGTAAATATTCTATGAGACATCCATTAAAGTTTAGGAGCAGAGACCGACAGTCTGACACCGCCCATGCATGCATGCCCCATGCGGGTCCAAGGCCATGTGGCCACGTAAGACTGACAGGTCACCACAAATTCTGTTGGCAACTGGGGTCCTTCACGACGTCTCTGCCTGCCCAAACGCTGCACCTCTGCTTTTTAAAAACGAGATGCAATCGCACGCATCGGCTGCAGAACAAGACACTCGTGGTAGGCCATAAGTAACGAAGCGTGGACGGCGCCGCGACGATCACATTTAAATGAGCTGCACGCCTCTCGTACTGTAGCTTAGCCTTAGCTTGCCAACGTTGTTCAGCCATCACTATCGCTTGCCTTGCTTCCGGTGGCTAGGGCAACACGAGTTTGAATTCACAAATGAACAAGTGCCATCTTCTCGGCTCCTAGCCAGAGTCGGAAAGCTCAATTTTCTTTTCCTATAGGGGGCTAGTAGTAGTAAGATTTTGAAATTtcgtttggattttgaattccaCGGTGCAAATTTTCTACTGCCTTGGTTGGGTGGGAGCCGAGGAGTACTGGTCATGCACACAATCGGCAATGTAGTCATGCACTCAATCACCAAGGTGGTTCGATTCCTTCCCAACTTGAATTTTCAACACAAAGAGATGAGTCATCTTAGTGACGAATAAATCTTTATCAGAAGAAATTGGAAAGGAAGGGTTCTTTGTCACCGTAACAAAAAGAGAGTTGCTAAATCACAGACGCCTGATTTTTACTTTTCTTCTCAGGCGATGAACATCGTCCGCCTAATCTATATCAATGATCAGTAGTCATCCTCGTTCTTAAGATCGAAtaccttctctctctttttttattaGTTCATCTTCACTTTCAGGCACCTGTAGTATAGGAAATGTGTAACAAAAAAAGGGAACTATTAATTCTCCACTTATTCTTACGGTGACATTTTGCTTTTGTATATCTAAAAAGGCTAGAGTCCTTTGTCTTCCTTTATCCTTACCTAATATAATAAAACTAAATATTGTCAACTTTGCAAACTCTATCCAGCAACTCGCTGCGCTCTATCGCGACGCCCGCTCCCACACtctccctttcttcttccccatctCCGGTGGCCTTAGAAAAAAGTTTTGGGAGGTAGGCAGGCCAGCAGCCGAGGCGGCCAGGCCAGGGGCGAAGAATGACCATGGCGCCGGGAGAAGGGGGAGGGAAGGATGAGGCTGCCGCGGGCGCGGTAGAGTTTCGTCGTGGCCGTGGCGTGGACGGGATTGCACGCTCGCCCTTCACGCGACCGCACTTTCCATCTATCTTAATAATATCCGTGTGAAAAGGATCCTATACAAACAATATAATCCATCTAAGGCAGGCATCAAGCATTAGCAAAAACATTGTTCAGTGAACAAGTAAGGGGGTGTTTGCCTActggaaaattttagtccctgtcccatcgaatgtttggacacatgcatggagtattaaatatagacgaaaaaaataattaattacacagattgtgactaatttgcgagacgaatttttaagcctaattagcccatgatttgccaatgtggtgctacagtaatatatgtgccaatgatggattaattaggcttaataaattcgtctcgtaaattagtctccatctatgtaattagttttataattaactcatatttaattctcctaaataacatccgaacgtccgatgtgatatggactaaaatttagtccgtggaaccaaacaccccctaagtttcACCCCCACAATGGACAAACGAATTTATATTGTCTTGACCATATCAGTGTTAATGATGACACTTAGCTTATTTGCTGTGACAGGATCGGACAGAGGAGTACATACGTCTTAGTGTACTTCTCGTCACCCATAATACAAGCTTATCGACCTTAACTCTTTACACAAGTACACAACACAAgcaaaagcatatatatatatatatatatatatatatatatatatatatatatatatatatatatatatatatatatatatatatatatatatatatatatatatatatatatatatatggaaaactGAACTAGTTATTAACTGACTCACAACATCCAACATCGTGGAGCCGGTGGTATCTGGGCTGAGCCTGGGCCTGGGTCTTGGGCTAGTACCCAGGCCCGACCTTGTTGACGAGTGCGAGCGCGTTGCTGGTGACCTGCGCGACCTCGACGACCTTGCCTCGGATGGCGGCGCGCGTGGCTGCGTCGACGCCGCGGGAGGAGAGGCCGTCGAGGCAGGTGTTCTCGTCGGTGAGCGCGGCGCTGCACCAGGTCTGCACGTTGCTGAGGTGCCACTTGAACGCGGGCGTCCCGGAGCGGGACATCCCGGCGCTGCCCATCTCCTGCGCTGCGTCTCGGAGGTGGCCCACGCTGTCCGCCAGGTTCTCCAGGCAGTCGCGCACggggcccgccgccgccgccggccgcgacCCAGACCCCTTCTTCGCGCCGGCGCCGGATCCACCGCACAGGCGGCCCACATACGCGGACGCGGCGCGCGCGCGGTCCGCGCTCACCGACAGCGCGGCGCGCGCCAGCTCCCGCGGGCTCCGCGGCGGCGGGGAGCCCCCGTACGACGCCAGGCTCTGCTCGCACACCGACGGGTACTGCGTCGCGCGGCACGACCTGCGGATGAAGTCGCTGGCCACCGGCGACGCGGCCGCGACGGCCAGGAACGCCGCTGCGGCGGCAGCGAGGAGGAGTAGGCCTAGGCGAGCCATGATTGCTGAGCTGGTGCGGCTGCGCGGGGAGTGTGCAGTGCAGCGGCCAGCAGGGCAAGCAGGCAGCTCACGGAGTCACAGTGGAGAGTGCTGGATGCTTCACTTGAATGAATGATTGAATGGCTTTTGTAATCAGCCACCTAGCTGTGTCCCCTTATATAGGGAGATTTGGAAATTTGTGCAAATGTCTTCGACGATTTTTTTAAAA includes these proteins:
- the LOC136529305 gene encoding 21 kDa protein-like yields the protein MARLGLLLLAAAAAAFLAVAAASPVASDFIRRSCRATQYPSVCEQSLASYGGSPPPRSPRELARAALSVSADRARAASAYVGRLCGGSGAGAKKGSGSRPAAAAGPVRDCLENLADSVGHLRDAAQEMGSAGMSRSGTPAFKWHLSNVQTWCSAALTDENTCLDGLSSRGVDAATRAAIRGKVVEVAQVTSNALALVNKVGPGY